DNA from Coffea arabica cultivar ET-39 chromosome 10c, Coffea Arabica ET-39 HiFi, whole genome shotgun sequence:
GGTACTCATAAGGACAatgaaggagacaaaaagtttCACCAAATTGTATAAGCTTGCTGCAACTCATGCTTTTGTATGTTAGTTATGCTGTTCACATAGCTGACTTATATGTCAGTCAATTATGCTGCTAACAAAGCGGACTCATATGTTGTGTCTTGTAAATTGCATGGCAAATAAAGTTTCTGATAATCAATAGTGGTGGATCCTAAAAATTTAGATGTTTTTGGTTCTGCTTAAGAGAGAAATGCACAATGGTTAATTAGAGTAAGCAACAGGATAAAAGCTTATTTGATCTAATCTAGGCATGTCATCCCTTCTATACTGCACGTGCCTTGGTTTCAGATTCTTGTTTATAACTGTAACTCTGGGTTCTAACTCCAGTTGCTTACCGATATGCTGTTGCACATATAGAACTCAAGTAGATCTGTTTTGGGTGTTCATGGTCATTGCATGGTTTTAGTATCTAATAAAAATACTAATTAGATATTCATTGAAAGGAAGTCTTATACGTAAGCAGAAAATTGATTTCTAGCTGAAAGGTGTGTTTTCAAGAGTATTACTGCCTTGCTGCTGACTTTGCTGTTGCCTTTGCCGCATGTGGGTGAATAAGTCTTTTTGACACTGGAAGCATATTCTCTCAAATTGGTTCAGTTGATGATCACATTCTGTTTTGCAGGTGAGGGAGGTTGGGCTGCACCTCGGCTCAAGGACGCTGCTTTATCTCTGGACAAGTTACAAGAATGTTATGTGGAGGTAATTATGTGTTTCTATTTCTATCTTGGATATCTGATGATGGTGCCTGTGAGAAAGTATGATGGCAATATAACAAGTGCTGTGGACATGCTAGTTTCAGATGGCCCAAGTACCGTGCAAACAAAATAGGCTGTTGGCCCAACATACGTTTATATTATTACATTAAATAAATGATTGGATTCTTTCATGTCCACAGCTGATTCATGTATCTCAGATGCATTCTTGCTCAATATAAGCTCATTTAACTGATTCATGTGCTAAAGTTCTTTCATGGTAGATAAATTGCTGTCAATATCTTGAATATAACTTATAGGTATAACCAATCCATGCAGTGATAACTCAGTTTCTTACCATTTATTTATCGTTATTATCTATTTAGAATCTCAGCTTTGATTCAACACTTCCACATTGGTAAATTGATGTTATGAGTTCCTCAGTTTGGTCGTAGACAGCATAGCAAATACATGATGTAGTGAGTGTCATCAAAATCCACATTGCtgtaattttttcccttttttttgatggggttttttggttttttttttctttttttttgttttggggggGAGGGGGTTGGGTTGGGGAGAGTAAGAAAAACTGAGAGAATCCACATCACTGCACAAAAAACTTGAGCATATATAAAACCAGTTATTTCCTGAAGGTTTAATTGCATGGAAGCTTCTTCTTCTGGAAGTTTAAGAGGAAAGAACATGAAAGTTGCAATCACTGGCtgttttttttctccctttcttcttttggatttttggtcCACTTTACTCTGAAGTAGCTTTGCTGTCTTCTTTCAGTTCTCATATAATGCAATGCAATCTCAAATGTGATTGTTGGGCCTTAGAATAGACATGTAGCACCAAATTAAAACTTCTCTTGTTTGTCCTTGTTTGCCAAGTCATTGTAATACCAGATtggttcatttttttcattttctctagCTCTCGTTATGGATGTGGTTCAAATAGCTAGTTGTCCTAAAAATATCATTAAGGATAAGATTCAACTCTTTGTCTCTTGTGTTgcagttgtttttcaaaaagaTGGATTACCTAAAAGATTTGCTATTACAGTATTTTGCTTTGTCTTGCAGATCATTATGGTAATGCGCACACTGTACCAGAAATGCAAGCTGGTGCATGGAGACCTCAGTGAATATAATATTCTTTATTTTGAGGTAGGCCACgtccctttcttttatttcaaatttgttCTTCTATTCAGCAAACAAAAACCTCTTGATTTGCAGGGGCACTTGCACATCATTGATGTCTCACAATCAGTTGATCTTGATCATCCTCATGCCCTTGATTTTCTTCGAGAGGATTGTGTTCATGTTTCTGTGAGTCTTATCTTTCTTTGGTTGTGGTTCAGCTGAATTATTAATGGGAATGAGCTCCTGAATTGTATTGATAAATGGTTGGAATGATTTGGTTCAGGATTTCTTCAGGAAACATGATGTAGGTGTTATGACAATACGAgaattatttgattttatagTTGATCCTTCTATTAATGATGATTCAGTGGATAGTTATTTGGAAGAGGTAAGACATGAGTGCATATGTGATTTATTGTTGCAGCTTGTGACTATTTGAACCTAAACTGTAATTCTATCTCGTAGGTGCAACAAAAAATTTTGGCTAGAGGCCATGTAATTTCTGCAGAAGAAGAAATTGCTGATTCTGTATTTATGCAGGTCCGTAGTTCTCACGATGTTTTTTCAATACCCGATATTGAGGATGTTCTTGTTGAAATGAATTTTACATAACTTCCAGGAACACTTCAAAAAACAAATCCATGTTGAGCATATATCATACATGAGACAAACCCTGTACTGAATCTATTTTGGCGTTTAGCAGACTTCATAAATGAATTAGGAGCTTTGCAAATATGCATCAACTCATTAACCCAATTAAGTCTAGTTAATCATTAAAAACCTTCTGAAATTTTGTTATTTCTTATAATTAGAAGCTCTTTAGCATGCATTTGAATGTAGAGTTGTCACCTTAGTATCAGACTGAGAACTCAGCAAAACTACAAGTCTTATTAATTTTGGGATCTTTTTTCTGTGATTCCAGTCATACATTCCAAAAACACTAGATCATGTCAAAAATGCAGAGGAGGATGTGCAGCGGCTGATTAGTGGTGCTGACACTGGAGACATGTACTATCAAACTATTACGGGTCTTAAGCAGGCCCTTTCTATTTCTGACTCTTCCTTGGCAGAAAGACAGTCACACGAGCAGGTTGGGCAACCTATGGAAGATGTTTCACTACAAGATGAAAACTCAGAATCAGCCAGCAGTGGGTCCAGAAGTGGAACGGATGAAGATGAAAGTGATTCAACTGACACAGAGGAATTAGATTCATCATGTGGAGGCAAGCAGCCGACTGCTGCTGATAGAAAAGCTGCTAGGAAGGAGAACAAGAAGAAAGTTAAAGAGGAGAAGAGGGAGGCTCGCAAACATAAAGTTCCAAAAGCtgtgaagaagaaaaagaaaaagttggcAAAAGCCAAGAAGTATAGATAGGCGGCTAGTTAGCAAGTTTA
Protein-coding regions in this window:
- the LOC113714863 gene encoding uncharacterized protein is translated as MSSSVEKVEAVNESEDQEDDEEELSWSSDSEIGEALDYLDSKDDSEIMDGAVALHTRRPNAHGGLHSRPNASSLQPLSNRNQKYTSHIRASPLEEWEGRVNVGMSNSVTTAIRESVRDMAIGKTKSTEKADRATVEQAIDPRTRMVLFKMLNRGIFNDINGCISTGKEANVYHATKPDGQELAIKVYKTSVLVFKDRDRYVQGDYRFRYGYCKHNPRKMVKTWAEKEMRNLMRLKAAGIRCPTPILLRLHVLVMEFIGEGGWAAPRLKDAALSLDKLQECYVEIIMVMRTLYQKCKLVHGDLSEYNILYFEGHLHIIDVSQSVDLDHPHALDFLREDCVHVSDFFRKHDVGVMTIRELFDFIVDPSINDDSVDSYLEEVQQKILARGHVISAEEEIADSVFMQSYIPKTLDHVKNAEEDVQRLISGADTGDMYYQTITGLKQALSISDSSLAERQSHEQVGQPMEDVSLQDENSESASSGSRSGTDEDESDSTDTEELDSSCGGKQPTAADRKAARKENKKKVKEEKREARKHKVPKAVKKKKKKLAKAKKYR